The genomic interval AAAAAAGGCGACAGCCAAGAGGAATTCCTCTCTGTGTTGGAAAATATATATGAAGTAGCTGCCGCCATTGCAGAGGAAAGCAAGGAGGAAGAAAGCGATGAGATTTTGTAAGCTTATTGTTGTTTTAGCATTCCTTGTTGTTGTGTCGGGCGGATATCAATTTGATGAGAAGGTCTATCAGGTGTCTGCTGCCCCATTAGATGGTATTCCGAGTCATGGTTGATTCATTGAATGGGAGGAGAACCTTCTTACGAGGTGAACCTCCTTCTTTTGTTTTTAAGGAAGTTATGATTCACAGTGTAACCCTTCTCTCAGTTGTGTCACTTGAATTGAGAGGATACGGAGCGTAGGCGAGATGAGGTTACGAACAATCTCATTCAGTCTCTTGATGAACCTGAAGGTGTTCAAATCCGTACAAATACTTTATAAAGAACGAGCGGGAAAACCCAGCCCTTCATTCATGGTTGGGATGAAAGCGAGCGTCGGACGAGGGAGGGCTTCAGACCTCTTGCAAGTCCGACAGAATTTTGGTACAATAAAATAAAAAAGTGTGGAAACCATAAAAACTACTATTTGAGCGAAACTAAAATCACTAGGCTTGGACGAAGCCATCATGGATGGATGTGGGTTTTGCCACGCCAGATGAAGCGAGAAGCCCGCGGCTTTAGCCGTGTGGAGCAGTCATAAGGGGTCTATATCACATGATGATAAGTTTTGACTATCGGATGCGAAAATCGAAAAACCGGTAACGCCAAGTGCGTTACCGGTTTTTTTGTTTGTTTCCCGCCAGCAACTTTCCTGTATACGAACCAATTTTTTCACAAGAGCCATGAATGGAGGGGAAAACATGAAACCCCATCGTGCGGCAGGGCTATCCATTATCAGTAATATTGCCATCGTCTTGCTGAAATTCATGACCGGCATCATCACTGGATCGGTCGCCATATTGTCCGAGGCGATTCACTCTTCTCTCGATCTCATCGCTTCTCTCATCGCCTATGTTTCTGTTCGTATGTCCAACAAGCCGCCGGATCGGGATCATCCATACGGGCACGGCAAATTTGAAAATATCTCCGGCAGCGTCGAAACCCTGCTCATCATAGTAGCGGGGATCTGGATTATCTTTGAATCCGGGAAAAAATTGCTGTACTCCGAACCAATTCACCTGCCCATCGTCGGGGTTGCCGTGATGTTGATCGGAGCCATGATCAATTGGATCGTGGGTCGTATCGGGAAACGGGTAGGTGAGGAATCCAAATCGGTTGCCATGCGGTCCAATGCGTTGCATCTTCTGACGGACGTCTACTCATTCGTGGGTGTTGCTGTCAGTCTGCTCGTGGTGAGCCTGACTGATTTGTATATACTAGATCCCCTGATCGGAATTGCGATTGCCTTGTTTATTGTGAGGGAAGCCGTTCAGCTGGAGAAAGAATCGTTTTTGCCCCTGTTAGATGTCCGGTTGGAACCGGAAGAAGAGGAACGCATCCGGGAGATTCTGCAATCCTTTTCCCGTGAATATCTGGAGTATCATGCGCTTCGTACCCGCAGGTCCGGTTCGGAAGAGCATATTGATCTGCACCTGGTTGTGTCGTCTCAGATGCGGGTGGCGGATGCCCACGACCTGTGTGACCGGATTGAGGGAGAGATCCGAAAGGAGTTTCCCCAAGCGCATGTCTTGATCCATATCGAACCGGAATATGAAAGACATCGTTAGAGGGAATTTTTGGGGACCCTATGTTATCTCATTTTGGATGTTATCATTTACACTAGTGGAGAGAGGAGGCGAAGCGCGTGAACATCGAGATGCTGATCGACCGCATGCGAGGGGAAAAGGAGTGGCAATCCTGCGTCACCCATTGGGAGGTGATCCCGGCGCGGGAAGCTCGTTACGCACCGTTTCCGGACAAGCTTCACCCGGATCTGATCCGCTTGTTGCAGGAGCAGGGGATCACACAACTGTACACGCACCAAGCTACCGCGGTGGAGGCGGCGCTCAGTGGGGAGAACATCGTGACTGTGACCCCGACGGCGTCGGGGAAAACATTGTGCTACAACCTGCCGGTACTGCACACGATCTTGGAAGAACCGTCTGCGCGGGCGTTGTACATTTTTCCGACCAAAGCGCTGGCTTACGACCAGATGACGGAGTTAAACCGGTGGATCGAGCGGTTAGGTCGGGATATCAAGGGTTATACATACGATGGGGACACACCGCCCAACGCACGGCAGACGATCCGCCAGGCGGGGCATATCGTGGTGACCAACCCGGACATGTTGCATCAGGCGATTTTGCCGCACCATACGAAATGGGTGAAGCTCTTTGAAAACCTGCGGTATGTCGTGATTGACGAGTTGCACGCGTACCGGGGGGTGTTCGGCAGCCATTTCGCCAATGTGTTGCGCCGGTTAAGGCGTATTTGCCGTCATTACGGGTCCGACCCACAATTTCTCTGTTCTTCGGCCACCATCGCCAACCCGCGGGAGTTTGCGGAAAAGCTGACAGGTACAACCGTGCGGGTGGTGGACAATAACGGGGCACCTTCGGGTGAGAAGCATTTCGTCTTTTACAATCCGCCGGTGGTGAACGCGTCGCTCGGCATCCGCAAAAGCAGTCTGCTGGAGGCACGCAATCTGGCGGAACGATTGATCAAAAATGACATCCAGACCATCGTATTCGCCCGCTCGCGCGTACGGGTGGAGTTGTTGCTCACCTATCTGCAACAGGCGATGCCGAAGAAAAACATCCGGGGATATCGAGGCGGGTATTTGCCCAATCAACGGCGGGAGATTGAGCGGGGGCTGCGTGAAGGTGAAATCCGCGGCGTGGTGAGCACCAATGCGTTGGAACTGGGGATTGACATCGGCCAGTTGGAGGCGTGTGTGCTGTGCGGGTATCCGGGGACGATCGCCAGCACGTGGCAGCAGGCGGGGCGGGCAGGACGGCGGCACGGGAAGTCGTTGACGTTTCTCGTAGCTTCATCCAGCCCGTTGGATCAGTACATTATCCAACACCCGGAATATTTTTTGCGTCAGACGCCGGAGCATGCCCTGATTCACCCGGACAACCTGATCATCCTCGTCAACCATATCAAATGCGCCGCGTATGAGTTGCCGTTTGAACGCGGGGAACAGTTCGGTGTCGCTGGGACGGAGGAGATCTTGAACTTCCTGGCGGAGGAGGGCATCCTGCATGAGAGCAGCGGACGCTGGTACTGGATGGATCAATCGTTCCCAGCGACGGAGATCAGTTTGCGTTCGGCGGCGCAGGAAAACTTCGTCATCATCGATATCTCCGTGACGGGCAAACACCGCGTCATCGGTGAAGTGGATCGCTTCAGTGCGCCGATGTTGCTACACGAAGAAGCGATCTACCTGCACGAGGGTGTCCAGTACCAGGTGGAGAAATTGGACTATGAAGAGAAAAAGGCGTACGTCCGGCAAGTAAACGTTGATTACTACACCGATGCCAATCTGGCCGTGCAGTTGCGCGTCCTGGAGGTGGATCGCGAAGAGCCGGTAACGGGTGGTACCCGCAGCGTAGGCGAGGTGACGGTAAACGCCTTGGTCACCATTTTCAAAAAGATCAAGCTGGGGACTCACGAGAATATCGGATCGGGACCGGTCCGCCTGCCGGAAGAGGAGATGCACACGACAGCGTATTGGTTGACGGTGGATCATCCCGCATTGCAGGCATGGAAACAGGACGATCTGCAATCGGGGTTGGTGGGGTTGAGCCATGTCCTCTCTCATCTGGCACCGCTGTATCTGATGTGTGATCCGAAAGATTTGGGTGTGGTGACACAGGTAAAAGCAGTTCATTCCAAAAAACCGACCATTTTTCTGTATGACAAATATCCGGGCGGGGTTGGCTTGAGCGACAAACTCTACGATCTGCACGAGACGTTGTTGCACCTGGCGCGGGCACACGTGGCAAGTTGCGGATGCGAATCGGGTTGTCCCTCCTGTGTCGGTCCAGCGGAAGAAGTTGGAGAACAAGGGAAGCGTAAGACGCTGGAGTTGTTGGAATTAATGTTGGAGCCGACTGCTGCGGGGAGTCCTTTATCTCGCTGACAACGCTGGATCGCCCTTTTCCCAGATTATGCAATACGATAATGGATCGCCCAAATAGTTGATGATGAAGTGGATCAGTGCCCCCCTGAGTAGATGCGTCACAATAAGAGAGCGTAAATCTGCTCAAGGGGGTTGAATATACCCATACACCGCTTCAATTATCCATAAGTTCCGAAAATAAAACCAGGGACGATGCCACGAATGAACAGTGCCCACTGTCGGAAATTACATTACAAGTTCAGACGCTCAAAGTGAGGGATCAAAAACAACGACAAATCGAAGGGCGTGATAATAGAAAAAGCGGAATAGAAACATCAGAAATGCTCTTTTATTTCCAGCGAAAACGGGACAGTTGAACGGAATCATTCATAGGTTCGTTGATATAACAAATAATATATTAACCGTGCTTGAACGCTGTTTTAAAATTCTGATGGGAAAATACCCGTGCAAGGGAGAAAAAATGATATGATCATGATTCGCCGGGCTCATCTCCATATCTTCAGCACTGGCCGAGATCGATGAATCAATAATCTGCCACCGAAAGCGGGAATCTATCTGACTTGCCTCCGGAATGAGGACAAATCGACAAACTGGATGATGGAGATCCGGAGATGGTTATTGCAAGGGGCCGACATATTAAAAAGGGAGAATGAACTACGGAAATGATTACGGAAAAATCAATCAATAACGAGATTCTCACGATAGAAACACTGACAGAGACTGACATTCACCATGTTGTCCGTTTGTCGAACCTGTTGGAACGGGGCTATGCTGAGTCGGAGATCCGGATGATTCTGCAAGCCGGGAACCTATTTGGGCACCGGAGCGGTGAAGGAACGATCGTTTCCACCGCCGCCATTTTACCTTATCAGGGGAATTTGGCTTCACTCGGAGTTGTTATGGTGGATCCCCGTTACCGGAGAAGAGGACTGGCAACGCGATTGGTTCAAACATGTTTGGACATTGTTCCAGAATATTCGGTCATACTGGTGGCAACCGATGAGGGGAAACCGCTGTATGAGAAGTTGGGTTTTCGGACCGTAGACACACTGCACAGGCTGATAGCAGGAGAGTATCAGTGTCAAAGACCGCCCCATTTGCAAATGCAATACACTCAGTTTCGTTACATAGACGACCAGGATCTGCCGGAATTATTAAAACTGGATCAAGAAGCATTCGGTGCAGGCCGTTCTAAGTTCCTGAATCTCTGGCTTCGGCAAGCCAACTACACTTCCATCCTTCAAAACCAGGCTGGCCGTTGCATCGGTTATGCGCTGGGAGTGCAAACACCGGAACTTCTTGTCATCGGTCCGGTCGTTGCTCCCGATTCACGGTTGGCTTACCTGCTCATCGATGATATCGCTCGTAGGTACCAAGGAAAAATACAAATTAATATTCCATCTGTTCACCAAGATCTCATCAGATTTTTGATGAGATGCGGCTTCAAACTGGCCAGAATCGCCCCGGTCATGATGTCTGGCGTCTACAGGATGCCGCCGCGAAACCATTTGTTCGCAGTTTCTGCCCGGTCATATGGTTGATATATCATACTCATAATCTAGCCCGTGCCATTGAATTTGACACTACGGTTCAGCGTGAAAATACTAACCATAGTGAGAACGGTCCACAATTGGACGAGCAGGTTAGCGTTCGATAAAATAAAATCGTCAGTAACTTTTCAATAGGAAGGAGACTCACTATGGCTGAATTAAAAGGGAAAGTGGCTATCGTCACTGGGGCCAGCAGTGGGATCGGGGAAGCGACTGCTCTGGAGCTGGCCCGTGCGGGGGCTGATGTTGTACTGGCTGCCCGCCGTACGGATCGTCTGGAGAAGTTGGCTGCCACCATCGGTCAGGAAACGGGTGCGCAATCTCTGGTTGTACCCACCGACGTGACGAAACGGGAAGATGTGGAGCGGTTGGTGGAAAAAACGAAAGAACGATTCGGCCGAGTGGATATTCTGGTCAACAACGCCGGGGTTATGCTGTTGTCCTTCTTGAAAAACGACCATGTGGATGAGTGGGAGCGGATGGTGGACGTCAACATCAAAGGGGTACTGTTCGGCGTCCATGCCGTCATGCCGACAATGCTGGAACAAGGAAGCGGCCATATCGTCAACGTCTCCTCCGTGGCCGGACACGAGATCTTCCCGTCCGCAGCCGTCTACTGTGCGACCAAATTCGCGGTGCGTGCTTTTTCTGAAGGAATCGAGAAGGAATTGTCCCGTTTGGGCATCCGCGTGACCAATATTTCACCGGGTGCGGTGGCGACCGAGTTGACCCAGCACATCACAGATCAGGAAGTGCGGGATACCTTCCTCAAAGGAAGTAAAGATATGGTGTTCCTGGATGCAGCGGATATCGCCGCCGCCGTCGTTTACGCGGTGTCCCAGCCGGAGCATGTTAACGTCAATGAGGTGATCGTCCGCCCCGTACAAAAACGGGGATAAATGATTCTCAAAGGCCCAGAGGAAGGGGCCTTTTTCATAAGCGAGCTTTGAGCTCTTCGGAAACAGGATCGAGAGAAAAGGCTTAATCCGGACAAGAGTAGCTTCATTCGGGAGCCTCCTTCCGTTATGTAGTACACCAGTGCGGAAGCGGCTCCCGTGTATTTTTCGTCAGTCGGCTGATTAAATTCGCATCATTTAGTCAAATCCTAAGCCCTTTGAGAATAGCTCAACTCCATGTCTCCAGAAGTTTCAATCCTACAATGAAACATTAAGATTCCAAATGAACCCTGTTATTCCCATATTTTTGCTTAGAGAGTAGGTTTATCGGACAAATTGCCTGCTTCCAAGTGGGATGGTAGGTATTATTTTTTTTGTACTAGAGATAAATAGTATGAATGTCCTGGGTTGATTTTTACCGAGCTGACAGCTAGGATAAGAGTGCCGTCCTTTTCATTCGGAGGGCTCTTTTTTGCAGAAAAAGTCACCTGAAAGCCTACGGCGCCCATAGGAAGTACCCTTGGGGTATTTCAATCGTCTGGATGAAAGGCGGCGTTAGCTCTAAGCCCTCTGAAGAGGGCGCTTAGAGAAGGACCAAAAAGACGGTATCTCTGATTCACTACCACTTTGTTTTCTGCCCACGTTATCGCAGAAAAGTGTTGATCAACCAAGTGGAAGAGCGATTCAAACAGTTGGTGAAAGACATCTGTTAGGAAAGCGGCTGGGATATCCTTGCCATGGAAGTGATGCCAGATCACTGTCATCTGTTTACCCAGTGATTCGCCATCTGGCATCATGGCAAAATTGAAGGTGGTGACTTCTAGAAAACTGAGGCAAGATTTCAATTACTTGTCTCATTTGCTCAGCTGGTGGACACGCTCATTCTTTGTTAGTACA from Polycladomyces subterraneus carries:
- a CDS encoding cation diffusion facilitator family transporter, which encodes MKPHRAAGLSIISNIAIVLLKFMTGIITGSVAILSEAIHSSLDLIASLIAYVSVRMSNKPPDRDHPYGHGKFENISGSVETLLIIVAGIWIIFESGKKLLYSEPIHLPIVGVAVMLIGAMINWIVGRIGKRVGEESKSVAMRSNALHLLTDVYSFVGVAVSLLVVSLTDLYILDPLIGIAIALFIVREAVQLEKESFLPLLDVRLEPEEEERIREILQSFSREYLEYHALRTRRSGSEEHIDLHLVVSSQMRVADAHDLCDRIEGEIRKEFPQAHVLIHIEPEYERHR
- a CDS encoding DEAD/DEAH box helicase gives rise to the protein MLIDRMRGEKEWQSCVTHWEVIPAREARYAPFPDKLHPDLIRLLQEQGITQLYTHQATAVEAALSGENIVTVTPTASGKTLCYNLPVLHTILEEPSARALYIFPTKALAYDQMTELNRWIERLGRDIKGYTYDGDTPPNARQTIRQAGHIVVTNPDMLHQAILPHHTKWVKLFENLRYVVIDELHAYRGVFGSHFANVLRRLRRICRHYGSDPQFLCSSATIANPREFAEKLTGTTVRVVDNNGAPSGEKHFVFYNPPVVNASLGIRKSSLLEARNLAERLIKNDIQTIVFARSRVRVELLLTYLQQAMPKKNIRGYRGGYLPNQRREIERGLREGEIRGVVSTNALELGIDIGQLEACVLCGYPGTIASTWQQAGRAGRRHGKSLTFLVASSSPLDQYIIQHPEYFLRQTPEHALIHPDNLIILVNHIKCAAYELPFERGEQFGVAGTEEILNFLAEEGILHESSGRWYWMDQSFPATEISLRSAAQENFVIIDISVTGKHRVIGEVDRFSAPMLLHEEAIYLHEGVQYQVEKLDYEEKKAYVRQVNVDYYTDANLAVQLRVLEVDREEPVTGGTRSVGEVTVNALVTIFKKIKLGTHENIGSGPVRLPEEEMHTTAYWLTVDHPALQAWKQDDLQSGLVGLSHVLSHLAPLYLMCDPKDLGVVTQVKAVHSKKPTIFLYDKYPGGVGLSDKLYDLHETLLHLARAHVASCGCESGCPSCVGPAEEVGEQGKRKTLELLELMLEPTAAGSPLSR
- a CDS encoding GNAT family N-acetyltransferase, with the translated sequence MITEKSINNEILTIETLTETDIHHVVRLSNLLERGYAESEIRMILQAGNLFGHRSGEGTIVSTAAILPYQGNLASLGVVMVDPRYRRRGLATRLVQTCLDIVPEYSVILVATDEGKPLYEKLGFRTVDTLHRLIAGEYQCQRPPHLQMQYTQFRYIDDQDLPELLKLDQEAFGAGRSKFLNLWLRQANYTSILQNQAGRCIGYALGVQTPELLVIGPVVAPDSRLAYLLIDDIARRYQGKIQINIPSVHQDLIRFLMRCGFKLARIAPVMMSGVYRMPPRNHLFAVSARSYG
- a CDS encoding SDR family oxidoreductase; the protein is MAELKGKVAIVTGASSGIGEATALELARAGADVVLAARRTDRLEKLAATIGQETGAQSLVVPTDVTKREDVERLVEKTKERFGRVDILVNNAGVMLLSFLKNDHVDEWERMVDVNIKGVLFGVHAVMPTMLEQGSGHIVNVSSVAGHEIFPSAAVYCATKFAVRAFSEGIEKELSRLGIRVTNISPGAVATELTQHITDQEVRDTFLKGSKDMVFLDAADIAAAVVYAVSQPEHVNVNEVIVRPVQKRG